DNA sequence from the Centroberyx gerrardi isolate f3 chromosome 2, fCenGer3.hap1.cur.20231027, whole genome shotgun sequence genome:
cctaaatattgattatatttgaGGAGGCTGCTTGGGTAAATTAACAGCTGCCTAAATAAATGTTTGCTTTAGATTTATTTTGGGTGCTATGATACACTAAGCTAGTGTTAAAACCTGGTGTTTCTCCTCAATGCAGttcacaaaaaacaaatctttaatGCTGTAAACCACTGAAAATGTGTTAGTGAGCTACATGACAATAATTAATTGGGCTTATTATACAGCACATAGTGTTGGTAAAACACTTGGTGCTCCTTCGAGTTGCACTAGAAGTGCAAACTTTAGCCAATGTTACTGCTAGGTGAACCACTGGCATGAGCAGTTTTTACCTTGATCATCATGATGTGGTCTACCCCTCAATCAGCTGATCTAGCCAACAACCAGTTTACATCTGATTCACGGtcctccagtgtttcccacCTTGAGTATGACATACCGGTAGATTACTGACAAAGTTATAATGTAATGGTCAGCCCAAGTGTTAAGGAAGCAAACAGAACTGTTACAGAAGCCTTttagtatggaaaaaaaaattccacaCTCAATTAATGGAATGATCTTCCAAAGGCATTTTTCAAAGGCAGCCATGTCATCAGCAGAAATTATGTCATGGTTTGTTGTGTAGCATTACTAGTAAAAGGGTACTCTGTGTTGATAGAGTGACACACAATCAATCACAACACAAGCACGGCCCAGACAGAGGGTTACCCCTCTGTTTAAGAAAAGGAGGATGGTTGAGATTGGTAATTATAGACTGGTAATCTATCTTGGGGGTCCTATCAAAAGTGCTGGAAAAGGTAATTTATGAACAGATATAGGCCTGCAGTTATGTCTCCAACAGTGGTCTTTTGTATGAACTGCAACCTGGTTTTAGAAAATCTCATTCAATTGATACATGTATTAACTGACCTTGTCAGGACGATTCTGGAAAATTCCGTGGCATGGTGCTTCTTGACTTACAGAAAGCCTTCAATACGGTCGATCATAAGATAATACTCTATAAATTGCAGGCACTTAGAATTAACAGCATGACTATAGAGTGGTTCCGGTCATATCTATTATGAAGATATCAGCCAGTCCCTGTAAATGGTACTTTATCAGATGCTACACCGATCAGCTGTGGCGTACCACAAggcagtgtttttttcccttctttttttgTTATACAATAATGATATGAGTTCTGCTTGTTCCTGTCCACTATTTTTATATGCAGATGACTCAGCTCTCATCAGGGACATTAACAATGTTGGCTACTGCATTAATGCAACCCATTATGATTATACATGCACCATTTGTTATAGTATCTGCCGGATGTGCATCAAAAACAAGCTTCAGACagctaaaaataaatgatttataaatgtattcatCAGTATTTAGCTTcagcattaccaaacctcacacTGTCGTGCACTGTCACACAGTGGTAATGCGGAAGCATTTTTtctgggtttttattttttatttttggaactctaaagatcagTTCTcaaagacttcagttgttttggagaaggctgctatggagttgtgctgggaagctccaggagtgttatatggactaacaaacttcacccctgtttcaactggcatgggggtgactagataatgactgaattttcatttttgggtgaactattcctttaagaaaagAATTTGTAAAGTGCAAAACCACAGGCACAGTATTTGCAGGCTGTCCGAGACAAGCAGCATCTCCAGTGTTCGATACCACTGCCATGTTTGATACCAATGGCAGTGGCACTGCAACTGCCAGAAGTAAGGCAAgctctgagggggaaaagtacacAGTACCCCTCAATACAAGAACATAGAAAAGTTTGCCATACTAACACAAATAATATTGTTTAgttattaaaaaatataaaattatattaACGTTACTGTCCTTACAAAGAAGCATTATTTCTTTTGCCATAAAATACCACAGGCACAGTGTGATTTGCAGGTTGTCCAAAACAAGCAGCAGCTGTAGCGTACGGGTTAGGTATAGTGAAACTCGAACCCGAATGAACAACTCGTTCAGTAATGCACTACTTCCTCAAAGAGCGGGTTTGAAAGTGagatgtctttgtttgtgaagGTGTGATGCAATGGATTGATTTGGCCTACACAGAATTAAGCTTGCAATGTTTACATCGCAATCATTGACAGTGCTTCTGTGGCTCACTGTAGTCTGTACTTTGATAAGTTGCAGAAGCCATTTGTCTCAGTGCATAGGTTTGAGAGAGCTTAGCTTGATCAATGCTTGGTTGTGAGTGAGTGGGCTTCCCCCGCCCACTCACTCACAACCAAACATTGGAAGAGCTGCTGTCGGACTCGTTCAATGAGCTTTGATGGGAAACTCAGAGTGGGAGGTTTGATTTGCAGACTCGGTATGTTTCGAGCTCGAGAATGATTCGTTCAGaatgatttgtttgttctttttcacCCAACACAAAATGGCTTTTCAAGGACGCTGGCAATATTCATGTGTAGGTGGGTGGGTTATAAGCTGTCAAAATATATTATAGCCTAGTTTACAGTGAACATTGCTCTCTTCGACAGGTTATGCGTGCACAAGTCTGTTATTCTGCGTGCAAGCTGCATTCTTGCTGACACAGCTAGTTGTGTGGGTACTATCTGTACGCTCTTTTGAGTTGCATGCGCgttgtttttcttcacttgTCTTTGATTCTTGATTCTTGAGGGTTTTGGTATTGTAACAACATCTTCCACTCCTTTTGCCCTAAAAGTAGAGTGGTCAGTCCACTGTTCTCACCTATATTATTTGTCATTTACTTAGTTGGAAAgtaaagatggagacagagtaGGGGAggcacaggagagaaagctctggTGAGAATCGATCCTATAGGCTAGCGgaggcacaaacacaccttAAATTGCTAAGCAAAATGAATGGTCTGATAAAACCAATTTACTGGCGATGACACACTAGTGACCTTAGAAAGATCTGAATATTGACACCAGCAGTGTAAAGGATGAGTGGTGGCTGAACCCCTATAGTGAAGAAGGTAATCGTTCTTACCGTGCACAGCAAAAACATTACAGTGCTGGGCCCCATGGCGTGACGACTCTCTCTTCCCACCCTTGATGAAGGCCGGCAGACTGGGTCTCCTCTGGTCCCCTACAAACTTCCCCGGCTGCTGCCCCATAAGGGCAGGGTGCCAGGCCGCAGCCGGGACTCTCCAAGCTGGACTCACTTGCTCACCGTCCGACAGTTGGCCACCAGGCAGGGAGGGGATCGGGGGAAAACAGGAGCCCCTTTCCCTGGCTCAGTTTGGCCGCTCCTGGAGTGTGGGTGATGCGGGTCAACACTACAGGTCCTTATTACTCTGATATGTCTCTGTTTATCATGCATTAATGGAGCCTGAGTGATTCAGAGGTCAAAGAAAGGCATTTGCACTGGAGTCTGGGGGAGGGGGAAGAATCCAGATTCACTGATGATGTCCTAAGGAGTAATATGttgttttcaaaacagaaaaaatgcattcaaaatcCTTGAAATGGCACAAATGAACTTGATTTAGGCTTGAAACACGGCTGAACTGCACTGACATGTCTTTGTTAGGGATAAGTCAAGAACACAATGGCAGAATAGGAAACTCTATGCTAAAAGTGAATCAGAGAGGTCTATCTAACCAAATAACCTACAACTGATCtcagcaaatgtcaaaaatgcaatATCAGCAAGTTAGTAAGCTAGTCAGACTAGCTTCTGTGACAATTAATTCACCATTTTTATAGGCTAAAGCTGTTAGTAGCAGACTCCTTATTTGAAAACAGATCTATTTTCAACTTGTCCTACTTCAACGGTATAGTCAACAGACCTACAATAGCTGTGGTACCTTCTGTATACAAGCCTTTCACTCTCTTTTATGGTACCTGGGATGAGTGCCCACTCACTTTCCTTTCTCATCACCATGCAAACTCTTTATCTGACAAGCTAATGGTAGCCTAATACTTGGTCAAACAACTCAGGGCACTGCAGGCTCTAGACTCAAATATCTACAGCCAACACAAAAGTGTTTAATTATGTTGCATTGAGCAAATAACAtcttgagggggggggggggcagactatgaaatataaaaacaaagtgCAGTGAACtgcagatcaccaacattaaacCTAACTTTATCTTTACTGGCCAACTTACTTCAAGGCAAAAGGCAATGTCAAAAACACTCAGCAATCTGTATTGCCAACTAAAGTGAAAATGACAGACTTCGGCAACATATGGAGGACTAGTCCCTAAATGATATACTGAAGACAGGTGTGAAGACGAAACTTACAAGGCCATAGAGAGGTTTATAATGCTGGTTAGCTGGCTACCTAAAGCTAATGTTGAAGGAAGCCATggaggctaacgttagctggtgGTATGCAGCGCGAGACCCTTGAAATGCACATCGAACAGTCAACAGTTGGCTCTTGCTCGGTCACTGATAACACGCCGGCGATAACGTCGGACAGTGTACTTTAACGTTTCCACCAAAACATCACTGGCAGCCGCAGTTAAGCTTTGCCAACTGGTCCATCCGAACCCAGGGTATTCAATTAGTTTCCAAACTTCCGTGTCCACTCTTTCCGTCTTGCGGAGTTTTCTTCCCCGTGGTACCCGGACCGAGGCACTTCAATCAAGGGGGCGCAAAGAATCGAGGAAACTCTAGTCCGCCACGGCGCTGTCACGCCGCTTCTGCAAAACCTTCCCCGCGTTTACAATCGCCAAACTCTTCGTTGCCGTCCCTCCGGTTCGCGTACGTATTCATTGTTCTCACGTGAAAATCTGGGCAATAAACTTTGGCCGAGTAGTTGTCGCTAAGGCCGCCATACTTCCATACGCAAGGTGGTTTACTGAAATATGTGGGTGGGGATACGTTCGACGTCACTGTGCGTGCGTGGGCTAGTACATGGGACCAGCAGAGATTTTATTATGCTGGAGTCCCGGGCAGACACCTACTGCACTGCATCTCTTCTGGGATGGGACAGGGTGAACCCGTAACCTACATAAACTTGTTTTTCCAAacataaatattacaaaaactCATAGCATACATTATAGTGAGTATTATCAAAGTGATATAACTTACAAGAAGATATGATCTTTTAAGGGAAACGGCATAAacgaatgcttttctgaaaatatgcttggatctttttatttaccacattATCAATGGATATACTGCACCACTAGTGCAGTTGCCAATATTAACTCCTTCTGTGGCAATAACTGCTGTCCAGTAATAAGTGTCtttttctattaaaaaaaaaaaaaaaaaaagtataactAGTCTGAGTAATAGGGATTTGGTCagaaaaatatgaaagaaaTACTTTGAGAGTTTGTATAGGAATATGCATCTTCATTTATAATCAATAGGAGTTATTGCTTATGGAAATGATTGCATGTGAAAATTATAACTCCTTGTGAATACGTTTTCCTTAGGGTAAAgccaaaatgactgacagccaTGTATATCACACACAGCAGTAAACAGATAAACACGTTACTGTACACAATTCAACAAAGCTTGACACACTGAGAATTACTGAAAAGTTTAGAATATTTATTGCATACAAAAGTTCTTTGTACAACAACATGACATATTATCAACAATGTACTCCAATATACTGTACCTCTCTGAAAATGTTCACCAATAAAACTAAAGGACAGCTGCACTGATGATTTTTGAATACCGGAGTATTTTTAAAAACTACACACCCTTTCCATGAGTAGTCAAATATTGATAAATGGTTtggtttcataaaataaactCAGAACAGTCATGTTTTCTTCTGGTCGAGCTGCCCATTAGactgggagaagagggagatgtCTTAGTAAAAGGCAGGTTCAGTCGCTGGGCTGGTGTCAGTCCCTGACGTGGCTGCTGGTTATCTTGGTTCCTCGACTTGGAATGCAGGAGAGGCACGTTTAGTTTTGTGAGACGGTCACAGGTAGGATTCATGCTCTCTAACCTTCCTgctccatcagcttctgttgCGTCAACATTACTATCTCCTCCATCACTTCTGGTTTCAGGATGTCCTTGACCTGTAGAGGCAGCATAGAAACGCAAATTGTAGAATGAAGGATGACACTGAAAAATCATAGTTTTAAACACCATAAACATCTTATGGATCATGGACTCTATTTACATACAGAGGGCTTCATTTATAAAACTTGCcttacaaaaatgtaaacaggCAGAatcatgcatacagtatgtacatttattctcatatttgtgaatgtattttttttttgctataaatTGTTATAGGTTATAAACAGAGAATTTACTGGGGATTATACTGCATGTGAAACAGCTTAATATCAACACCCTATTAACTTGCATAAATAACCATAAATGCTTGCTGAAATGCCCCATATGTGCctatttaacatttaatttctcATTCACCTGTACAGCCTTGCTAAGGAAATAAGACAGCACATAATGGTAAGCCTTTCAAAGCAGTGAAATCAATCATTGTGGATGAAGTTATCTATGAGTTTATGAAAATTGATCTAATGTATCTGTGATAAAATGATCAATGCTCAAtcaaaaacagcaaagaaaTTCACCACATCTGTTCTAGACTGTTAAAATAATTGAGAAAAACATTTAGCTGTTCTCATCAATTGTTGCCCAAGAGCAGTGgacttccaatatggccaccagagggctCATTACATCACAGGAATgcctatacagtatatgaatacAGCTATATAGGAGTGAGAGGACAGGtacactttttttaaattagccTAGCTTTACATTACCTTCACATTTGGTGTCACAACACCCAACATACAAATCCTCAAAATATGAGCACACATGGCATAGAGAAGGCATAGTAGGACACAGATTTCCCAAACTTCATGTGAAAAGATGTGTATAATTTTAAACCCCCAGGGGTTTAAAAATGCGATCTGAAAAAGGATCACATGCTCTCTCAAACTGGATCAACTGAAGTGTTCTCGACTCACATCAGATCCTACCTGCGTGCTGCCTTACCTGGTGTGGCTGTGAAAACTCGTAGCAGTAGAGAACACTGGTGTCGTACAGCAGGACCTTGTGAGCAGCCAAGGCTAGGAGGCAGTTCCTCAACCGTGAGATCACCTCTCGATCTGACAGGGAGACGGGCTGAAAGAACAGAGACAACAGATGCACAAATGTAGATAAAAATACACAGCAAATTGGATAGATACAAACCAAATGTCTCATCTTTGCATATTACTGACATATTGTAAATGTCTCTAAACAAGAGCACAAGGTAAATTCCTAAAACATTATGTGGATCACAATATTCAATATGATTCTATTCTCACCTCCAAACTGGTGGACTATAACTTCTCATTTTAGTGTTACTGTAAGTGTTTCTTGCCTTGTTTTCTTTGCCTGTCCTCAAGACTAATGAAACTATGAAatactgctctctatgggtccTGGTCCCACCTCCAGACTGGTGTAGAAGCCcccggcctcctcctcctggtgtCCCGGCGTGGGATACAGCCACACAAAGCCGTTGTTGCCCAGGATGATGGACGCACCACAGGGCAGGTTGTGGAAATGAGTCTTCTGCCTCTTGACCAGGGAGGGAGACAGCTGCACCAGCACCCCTTGACCCAGCTGATGGTCACAGAACGTACAAACAGGATCATGTTAGGTAAAATGACGCCTGTCAGTAAAACATGATAAATACTCACTGACTTATTTTACTAGTGACCCAATACTTATCCTGTAAGGTCTTCAGTCTGATCTATCTGCATCGGCTCCCTGTAAATGTATGTATCGACTACAAAATACTACAAAATCCTACTTCCAACTCACAAAGCATTCTGTGGCCATTCTCCATAAAATATCACAGATTAACTCTCCGTTCACAGGATATAAGTCTCCTTGATCACAGCCTTCCCTATCGGTCCTCTCCCTTTGTAGCAAGCTTCCTGCAAATGTCAGGAAATCCAATACTGTCTAAGGGAATCTCACAAAGTCTGAGTATTTAAGTGCAGACGAAAAGCCCttttccagtatttagcatagCTTACAATCTCTGCTGGCTCCCACCACTCCTTTCCCTTAATTTCCTTCCCTGCAGTCTGTCGTCTACATTTTGCTCCTAGCGGTGTTCTCGTTTCCACGTGTGTGAACACAGCCAGCTAGAACTTCAGTGGCTGAAGTGTTTGCACGTAAAATATGCGGTGTTCACAAAACAATTTagtgtttacaaaaaaaaaaagaaatagtttAAAACATAGTTTCGCACATTTACATCTCTAGAATAAATCTAGTTTGGTCAAAATGTGTTTAAGCTTTTAAATACTGTGACTGTATTGAAccttgaaaatgtttcatgcaTCAAACTAAACCATGAGTAGAGTGTATTGTCACATCTGCATAGTACATATTCCACTGGGTATATTGCTATAACTTACCTTTCCATACTTTAAACTACGGGTGTGAAGCAACAAGGCTCCGTCTGCGAAAACAGACTGCACCTCCGCCTGGAAgagcaagacaaaaacaaaacagacattcagtgagagaaataagaagatggaggagactATTACTGTCAGAAAAATAGATTTTGTAAATTGTGACTTATGAAAGTGAGCATACACTGATGAGATCTCCCTCCTGAAGGTACTCCCTCATGGTTAGCTCATCTTCTGCTGATCTTctcctctaaaaaaaaaaagacagagagaaaaaagactgAATGCTGATTGCTAGGGCCAAGCTTACAGTGTAATACAAAGAACATTTCTCCCTTTCAATGACATTTCCAAGGTGTCAGAGTATGTATTTCACTAGTCTAGCAACTCACCAGCTCTCCTCCAGGCAGATTGacagaagacagcaggagaacagagtCCAGCCGGGAGTTCGTCTCCACCTTCCACCGTTTCTGCTGAACCTATTcacatcacaaaaacacacattcacagattCTTACTGACCTAAATGATGATGTTTAACAGCTTTGCATTGCTTTCACAGAACTGACTTCCCTTGTCATAACCAGATAGTTTTAGCCCACGTTTAAAATGTCAAGACATCACATATGAGAGAAGACATGGCAATAGCAAACCTCTGTGATCCGGCCAACCACCACATCTCCCACCTCTCCGTTGAACCTGCAATTCGAAGCAGAGGCATGTgacaaaaatgatcaaatttataTACAGCTTGTGCAAATATCAGCGCTACGTAAACTTATTAGAAGGCGGTGCAGGCATCAAATAAGCAGCACTAGACATCAGGTTAATACCACTTGAATGACGTACAAGTGCACACTGTGAAGGCGTTATTGTATATTAATACAATGTCAGTCATTAATTCACTCACCTGGTCTTAAGTGGTTTGACGCAGATCAGTTTGTCgactctctccacctctccagcAACTGAAGCTGTCAGCTTCTCTTCGTCCATGTAGGTGCCATGACCCCTGGAGACAAACGGTTGTTATAGTAACGATGATGAGTGATGCAGCCAACCTCCAGTAAGTGATCATCGTGAGGAAAACACCCATCATTATAAAGTATTAATTTACACTTCCCCCACCTCCCTTTAAAAGTCCCTATCATCATTTAACCTACATCAGATATTGCTTCCTACACATTTATATCAGAGAGATTTGGGTCAGACTAAAACGGGACTGAGTTTAggtgtgtttaccctccactacatccctgtctTATATCATGTATCTGGTAATACCGAGTGGATCACCATGCCAACCGGTCCTCACCTCATGAATCCTGTGTCTGAGGTGATCACATCGCCCGGGACGACCAGATCCTTTCGATCTTTTCGGTCAAAAGCAGACGTTAACGATACTGGTTTCCGAATAACTGGTAGTCTCATATCAGCAGCCATGCTTGCGACcaaagctcacacacacagctgccttGCGGAAGGCTGTATTGGCGCCTGAAAGTGACGTCATCACGCACCCTCTGTTTATTTCCCCCGTGTCGCCCTCCGCTGGTTGCGTTCCCAGCTCATTCATTGAAGGAGAGCTCGATAGGGAATTTTAATATGAAAAGTACATTACAGAGTACATTGAATTAAACACGGCGGGCATTCTTCTGTTTCCTCGTGAAAACAAACCTCCTTTATTGATCGAAATTAGGCTACTTGAGAGACGCCAAACACAaaaaggttttattttattacagaTTAATAATGCAGTTACGACTGTTATGGTAAAGTTAAGGCAGTTCATTATGTCTTTCGTTGTCTTTCTTGCTGCCCATATAAAGTTAGGATGAAAGCCCTTAATTGGGGGGAAGCAAATGAAGATAAAACCGGTTTATTTTCTcgtaataaaatattttcttgaAACCAGAAAATAGGAGAAAGGATCTGCCAGAGAGGCAGAAATAGGTGGATAATTCACTGTGGGACCATCAAAATCAATCATTAAGTAGCCTAGAAAATACGTTTTACTTgcaaattgtgaatgaaaagtagtACTAATTTTGCAGCAGTTTTTATGATAATGTAACCTCACCTTGATGTTTGCTAGCTACAATATGCCTACATGATAGCCTATTACTTGATTAGGATTTATTTTAGAATGAAAGACAATGCCAGAGGTTCCCAAAATGGGATCCGGCTTAATTTCGGTTTTATTTCACTTGCTAGAAATGATCACAATGGCAGAATAAGGGATGACTGCTACTCCCTACTGTTGTTATCACCTCACCCACAGTATCACAgtacaattttatttatttattctcaacttttcagcaaCCCCAGGCCATTTCACTGCAGATTCCTGCCTGCTGCCAGCTGGCTGCCTGAGCTCCCTGGGTCCAGACTGTGTTTCAGTGCTGCTGCCTCCTGCTTCCTCAGGGACCAGAGGAATGACGTCCTGTGGACTGTGGTTTTCTACATGGGACTTCACCAGACTGACTCGAGTGACTTCTCAAGGTGGACTTGTCACTGCCTCTTCCCTGCACTCCCTCTTTGGGGCACTATGCCTTTTCCTGATGTATTTAAGGCCATTTAAATTTGTCAACCACAAAAATCAGACTTGGAGCTTCTTTTCCTCTACAGACTTGGAGCTTCTTTTCCTCTACTACTGTTTGTCTCCCCAGTTGTAGTCGTGTCCATGAAAAGTCTATTGACATGTTATGTTATCTTAAACCCCTGCAAACTCAAAGGCTGCTCTTCCTCTGTAGTTTCTGTGGGTGTAACCAACATGCTGACCCGGCCATATCTGTGTAGGGAATCGCCCCATGAAGCCCCACTTGGGCTGTCTTGCCAACTCATGACGACCTATGACCCCTGTGTTTCAGTGCAGTAGCCATCTACAGTCATGACCCATGACAGCCCAAGTGGGGTCTTTACCGTCCTCTCAGCTGTTTTTCCAGGCTGTCACTTGGTCTTTTCCTAGTTGTCAGCTGCTCTATTAACTAGACAGGCAGTTACTGGACAGGCTTAGttcaggatctgatgtaactatccctggTGCTATTAAACAAGGGTGAAATTAATAAACTAGGGTTAAATTAGACCCACGACACCTCCACAAGGCTCAATGGTGAATTTGACTCAAAGCACAAAAAGAACAGATCCCACAGAAACATAGTTTGACACATTACAGGTAACACCATactgcaccaaaaaaaaaaaaaaaatttaatttctCCCAACCAGTGTTTTGTACTTTTTTGCATGTACTGAAGAAGTATTAGGTATTTATGACAAGCTCAATTTTCTCCTGTGGGACTCTTCTTTTCCTGGGAGTCTGGCGCCATCTTGTGGGAGAAAAGCAAAAGGGCAGGACTCAATTTACAGGCAGACAGTGAAGCTGGTTGAATGATTAGCAAGAAAAAATAGTATAGAATAGAAGGAAATGTACAAAATGAGTCCATTACTCACTAAACCATAACCAAATGAAAGACCACACTGTAGATGCCGACTCATTCATAACACACAGTCCTAACACAGATAACAAGTTAGCATAAACCACAAACATGTTCAAAATCCCAGATCTGAGAAATACTTAAAAGGTTTAGATAAATAATGAACACCTCAGAGTTTACTATTATACATGATCAGTTAAGGCTTTTAAAATTCATATACAGCATAATGTGACATAAAACTCATATCACACTTCATGTCACACTTATTACAGATGGCTAAATTTCTCAGCATTGCCTGTCTTTTCTTTTGAGATCCAATCCTACAGTGTAAATAGACTAAAGTTTTTTCTTAATGTTTGCAAACAAAAATTGGAAACAAAAACGATTAGCATCTGAATACACCTTGACCATTTATGACAGCTTGACCTTCAGCATAACATGTTTGTCACGGTGTCACGATAAAATGCAGTAAATCAAACAcgtaaatcaaattaaaaattttggatcatgtttcatgttgagtacaaaaaaaaagtaagtaagtaagtaagtagtaagtaagtaagtaaaaaatAATTAGGTTTGTCAGATTGCACCCACTTAAAACACTAAACTTTGCCACACTGTCAATCTaataaatatagaaaaatgATTATTAGAGAAACATTTACCTTTTATATTTGTATACACTGGTTGAAGTTAACGTAAAGATCCATCCAACAGACTTGCAGCACTGCAAGTCTTTagtcctactactactactattctGTGTGTTATTATAAAACTTGATTTAATTtagaaagttttatttttaaatatatagtATGTATACTGAGTACAAGCATCAACAGTAAAACATCCATTCTGGATTTTACGCCTCATAACTGATACTATAAATCTGCTGATATGAGCTACAGAGGAACCGTCCCCAAACCTCAGACTGCTAATGACCCTTAAAATAAGGACCGTGGCAACATGGGTGCCCTTTAATATTTTGGGTGACGATTTTGAAACATGCACAAAATCTTTATGATTGTTGTTGCTTAAGTAAAAGGAGTGTTTTTAGTTTGGCTACTCTTTTACTTAAATATCATTTAGAAAAGTATGCTGATTTGAGTAAAATGAGGTATTTCTTCTTGAGTGAAATAGTTCAGCGCTCTTTCTGACTGGACTGGGTTGACAGACTTGATTCAGCTTCTAGACAGATACTgagaaaaggtctgaatctcagtcTCTGCCTCAGTCTTTGGGCAGGATTTTGCTCTCTGTCAAGATCTAGTCACATAAACTCTCCTGACAAAGGCAAACCTTCACAGATTATTCTCCACTTCCCTGACATAAAATTCTCTCTCATATAAAATTCTCTATACTGGAGGCTGTAGTTTTGctgaagaggagacagaaacagagctGGTTAAACCCTGCTTTGCATCAGATGGGAGGAGGACACCCCAAAAACATTACAGCCTGAAACACCCAGTCGCTGTCAGCCATAGGAGAGCGGCTGAACATTTCAGTCCTTAGACCTATTGACATTGgcat
Encoded proteins:
- the exosc2 gene encoding exosome complex component RRP4, with translation MAADMRLPVIRKPVSLTSAFDRKDRKDLVVPGDVITSDTGFMRGHGTYMDEEKLTASVAGEVERVDKLICVKPLKTRFNGEVGDVVVGRITEVQQKRWKVETNSRLDSVLLLSSVNLPGGELRRRSAEDELTMREYLQEGDLISAEVQSVFADGALLLHTRSLKYGKLGQGVLVQLSPSLVKRQKTHFHNLPCGASIILGNNGFVWLYPTPGHQEEEAGGFYTSLEPVSLSDREVISRLRNCLLALAAHKVLLYDTSVLYCYEFSQPHQVKDILKPEVMEEIVMLTQQKLMEQEG